The Hymenobacter sp. GOD-10R genome includes a window with the following:
- a CDS encoding TonB-dependent receptor, with amino-acid sequence MIHHLQAQLPPTLSPPTRLACALLAGFLLGIPTTYAASSHAPLSHLLTDTPAANGVGGTVKDAKGAGIPGVTVVVKGTKNGTVTNPDGSYRLELTTGKETLVFSSIGFKTQEVAVNGRAIVTITLIDDAAALNEVVVVGYGAQTKVNLTGSVAQVNMKAIEELPVGSLSTTLVGQLPGVGVSGGTGRPGDNGQITVRNPVILSKDGGTLRPLFVIDNIVRTEDDFNVLDQSEVESISVLKDAAAAIYGARGNQGVVLVTTKRGKAGAPKFSYSGSAGAADAVQLPSMMSGYEQAGYLNDLNFTNGVAPTSQLYYTQDELDYFKQHNFNWLKAAWKPAVVTRHALNVSGGSERATYFAGVSYNYQNANFDNINANKWTFRASTDVNITRGLRASMILSGDLAQKRMYFLKQGTENPENDMRSLLYTPQFNVPYVDGLPVLLSNSSNTNTLDAFHFFEVQKLNNYNLTRNSGFNLNASLDYELPFIKGLKVRAVYSKTMDNTFGKQYGTRYTVYQFDMLGGNKHIYGTPADGKPPRAVSLNNGDRVRLNPSYYDNYQVNGYINYDRKFGRHQVSAIAFFEQAEYHRDDLTGMKEGVVQGGYDNMNFALGTATTTESEAKTANLSYAGRLNYNFDNRYLLEASVRYDASTNFAPEYRWGIFPSVSAGWIISDESFFKNNIRPINFLKFRGSVGHLGGDATKAYQWLQSYDILLGKGAVFNNADKGIGVQPKNAIANREARWDDNIKYNAGIDMQMLGNRLSFTVDAFYDHRYNMLTALSASAPLLIGAALPSENFSTVNAYGYEISLGYGDKITADWSYRINTFLTWNDAKSVKIDVDKGKIGQWNDPVGRTTNLGIEGYRYLGMFRTDQEVKDYVDAHKGYTIFGKAPAPGMLYYQDLRGPKDANGQYTEPDGIITEVDQEYISKRQNNNYSIGFNPSMTYRGLNIQVVMGASFGAPAQVEGAARKQGTVTSNRPDFWADHWRADHTDAKYPSPAYSQSYDVNSAYWLRNGFTAGMRNATVSYTFPVQLASKVGMSSIKMFFVAVNPLNFYNPYSYKVYGGGYDNYPTIRSLSLGLNVGL; translated from the coding sequence ATGATCCATCATCTACAAGCGCAGCTTCCACCTACCCTAAGCCCTCCCACCCGCTTAGCCTGTGCGCTATTAGCCGGGTTTCTGCTCGGGATTCCTACCACGTATGCAGCTAGCTCTCACGCGCCCCTTTCTCACCTGCTAACCGATACGCCTGCTGCCAACGGCGTGGGTGGCACGGTAAAGGATGCCAAAGGAGCTGGCATTCCGGGCGTAACGGTAGTGGTGAAAGGCACAAAGAACGGCACCGTAACCAACCCCGACGGCTCCTACCGTCTCGAGCTAACGACCGGCAAAGAAACCTTGGTGTTTAGCTCCATTGGCTTCAAGACCCAAGAAGTTGCGGTGAATGGCCGTGCCATTGTCACTATTACCCTCATAGACGACGCAGCCGCCCTGAACGAAGTGGTGGTAGTGGGTTACGGCGCCCAAACGAAAGTCAACCTGACAGGTTCTGTGGCGCAGGTAAATATGAAAGCCATTGAAGAGCTGCCTGTTGGTAGTTTATCGACTACGCTGGTGGGCCAATTGCCGGGCGTGGGCGTGAGCGGTGGTACGGGTCGCCCCGGAGACAACGGCCAGATCACCGTGCGTAACCCCGTTATCTTATCGAAAGACGGGGGCACCTTACGTCCACTGTTCGTTATCGACAACATCGTCCGGACGGAGGACGACTTCAACGTACTCGACCAATCAGAGGTCGAATCGATTTCGGTGCTGAAGGATGCGGCAGCCGCTATCTACGGCGCCCGTGGCAACCAAGGCGTGGTGCTGGTGACTACGAAGCGTGGCAAAGCCGGCGCGCCTAAGTTCAGCTACAGCGGCTCGGCTGGTGCTGCCGATGCCGTACAACTACCTAGCATGATGAGCGGGTACGAACAAGCCGGTTACCTCAACGACCTCAACTTCACCAACGGTGTAGCGCCTACTTCACAACTTTACTACACCCAGGATGAGCTTGACTACTTCAAGCAGCACAACTTCAATTGGTTGAAGGCAGCTTGGAAGCCTGCCGTCGTGACGCGTCACGCACTAAACGTGAGCGGGGGTAGTGAGCGAGCTACTTACTTTGCGGGGGTATCATACAACTACCAGAACGCCAACTTTGATAATATCAATGCTAACAAGTGGACGTTCCGGGCTAGCACCGATGTAAACATCACGCGGGGTTTGCGGGCCAGTATGATCCTAAGCGGGGACTTAGCCCAGAAGAGGATGTATTTCCTCAAGCAGGGTACCGAAAACCCTGAGAACGACATGCGGAGCTTGCTCTACACCCCGCAGTTCAACGTGCCTTATGTAGATGGCTTACCAGTATTGCTCTCCAATAGCAGCAACACTAATACTCTGGATGCTTTCCACTTCTTCGAGGTACAGAAGCTAAATAACTACAACCTCACGCGCAACTCAGGCTTCAACCTGAATGCCTCCCTCGACTACGAGTTGCCTTTCATCAAAGGCTTGAAGGTGCGAGCCGTGTACAGCAAAACCATGGATAATACCTTTGGTAAGCAGTATGGCACTCGATACACTGTGTATCAGTTCGACATGCTAGGTGGCAATAAGCACATCTATGGCACCCCAGCTGATGGCAAGCCACCGAGAGCTGTTTCGCTGAACAACGGTGATCGAGTGCGCCTCAATCCCTCTTACTACGATAACTATCAAGTAAACGGCTACATCAACTATGACCGCAAGTTTGGACGTCACCAGGTATCGGCTATTGCGTTCTTTGAGCAAGCCGAGTACCACCGCGACGATCTGACGGGGATGAAAGAAGGCGTTGTACAAGGCGGCTACGACAACATGAACTTCGCCCTAGGTACTGCAACGACCACGGAGAGCGAAGCTAAAACCGCCAACCTGTCGTATGCGGGCCGTCTGAACTACAACTTCGATAACCGCTACCTACTTGAAGCATCGGTACGCTACGATGCCTCCACCAACTTCGCGCCGGAGTACCGCTGGGGTATCTTCCCCTCGGTATCGGCCGGCTGGATCATCTCCGACGAGTCGTTCTTCAAGAACAACATCCGCCCCATCAATTTTCTCAAGTTCCGGGGTTCGGTTGGTCACCTCGGTGGTGATGCTACTAAGGCGTATCAATGGCTACAGAGCTACGATATTCTGCTAGGCAAAGGAGCCGTATTCAACAACGCGGACAAAGGCATAGGGGTGCAACCTAAAAACGCCATTGCTAACCGCGAAGCACGCTGGGACGATAACATCAAGTATAATGCAGGCATCGATATGCAGATGCTAGGCAATCGGTTGTCGTTCACGGTCGATGCGTTCTATGACCACCGTTACAACATGCTAACGGCCCTGAGTGCTTCTGCTCCGCTGCTGATTGGCGCCGCGCTGCCTTCCGAAAACTTCTCAACAGTAAACGCTTACGGCTATGAAATTTCACTGGGCTACGGCGACAAAATTACCGCAGACTGGTCGTACCGCATCAACACGTTCCTAACCTGGAACGACGCTAAGTCCGTTAAGATCGACGTAGACAAAGGCAAGATCGGCCAGTGGAATGACCCTGTCGGCCGCACTACCAACCTAGGTATTGAGGGATATCGCTACCTCGGCATGTTCCGCACTGATCAGGAGGTAAAAGACTACGTAGATGCTCATAAAGGCTATACCATCTTCGGAAAAGCGCCGGCTCCTGGCATGCTCTACTACCAAGACCTCCGGGGGCCTAAGGACGCTAACGGCCAATACACGGAACCCGACGGCATCATCACAGAAGTGGACCAGGAGTATATCTCCAAGCGGCAGAACAATAACTACAGCATTGGCTTCAACCCGAGCATGACTTACCGAGGGCTGAACATCCAAGTGGTTATGGGGGCCTCCTTTGGTGCTCCAGCTCAGGTGGAGGGTGCCGCTCGTAAGCAAGGCACCGTCACGTCGAACCGTCCGGACTTCTGGGCTGACCACTGGCGGGCAGATCACACGGATGCTAAGTATCCAAGCCCAGCCTACTCGCAAAGCTATGATGTGAACTCTGCCTACTGGCTTCGCAATGGTTTCACGGCTGGTATGCGCAACGCTACTGTTTCGTACACCTTTCCAGTTCAACTCGCTAGCAAAGTGGGCATGAGCAGTATCAAGATGTTCTTCGTGGCCGTGAATCCGCTCAATTTCTATAATCCCTACAGCTACAAAGTGTATGGTGGTGGCTACGACAATTACCCCACTATCCGCTCGCTGTCTTTGGGTTTGAACGTTGGCCTGTAA
- a CDS encoding DUF3826 domain-containing protein, with protein sequence MHNRLRSLLFAAILSGSASTLAFAQAQPTESKEAAYARTINERADKIVAKIEGLDAKKAPQVRDAIAGQYLQLSELQEKQDAQLTALKAKPQDEKTAAEKKKIEAEVAASRDKLHKKYLSKLSRTLTPSQVDQVKDGMTYGVLPITMKAYQEMLPDLTEAQKTQIMAWLTEAREHAMDAGSSKEKHAWFGKYKGRINNYLSAQGVDMKQAGKDWAERRARAATPGN encoded by the coding sequence ATGCACAACCGTCTTAGAAGCCTCCTTTTTGCCGCAATCCTTTCCGGGTCAGCTAGTACCCTAGCTTTCGCCCAAGCGCAACCCACTGAATCGAAAGAAGCTGCTTATGCACGCACAATCAACGAGCGTGCGGATAAGATTGTAGCAAAAATAGAAGGCTTAGACGCGAAAAAAGCCCCACAAGTACGGGATGCTATTGCCGGTCAATACCTGCAGCTCAGCGAGCTACAGGAAAAGCAAGATGCGCAACTCACCGCTCTGAAAGCCAAGCCGCAAGACGAGAAAACAGCCGCTGAGAAAAAGAAAATAGAGGCTGAAGTAGCTGCCTCGCGGGATAAGTTGCACAAGAAGTATTTGAGCAAGCTCAGCCGCACCCTCACCCCTAGCCAGGTCGACCAAGTGAAAGACGGCATGACTTACGGTGTGCTGCCCATCACGATGAAAGCCTACCAGGAAATGTTGCCGGATCTGACCGAAGCGCAGAAAACGCAAATCATGGCTTGGCTAACGGAAGCGCGCGAACACGCCATGGACGCTGGCTCCTCGAAGGAAAAACACGCTTGGTTTGGCAAGTATAAAGGCCGCATCAACAACTACCTGTCCGCGCAAGGTGTCGACATGAAGCAGGCCGGCAAGGATTGGGCGGAGCGTCGCGCCCGTGCCGCAACGCCCGGTAACTAG
- a CDS encoding bile acid:sodium symporter family protein — protein MQQNALLWRPASIVAVVSFALGMKSIPLLRSYQYTAWIIVAVVAGMIYPAAFSHWGSVDLRNKWLILVVVQLVMFGMGIQMSIRDFSGLASTGKGVLIGLSCHFSVMPLMGLLLTKVFHFEPEIAAGIILIGSCSSGLASNVMVYLARANMVLSVVVTAMATLAAPFLTPLLLKLLAGTLIEIKFVNMMMEIIKIVLVPISAALLHDYLKTASPRGWRTVQLLCFVAVSWLVALAGGLWQFFETHLASSEALESIGVVGFLAAALLVGVLYHWLTNRYKQLDSIMPYLSMFGIIYFTAVTTAAGRDNLLKVGFLLFLTSVIHNAAGYFFGYWLSRLAGLDKNSARTVAFEVGLQNGGMASGLAGSMGKLGTVGLPAAVFSPWMNISGSILANYWRRKPVAVEENAVISLQ, from the coding sequence ATGCAGCAAAACGCGCTGCTGTGGCGACCGGCGAGCATCGTGGCAGTTGTGAGCTTTGCCTTGGGCATGAAGAGCATACCGCTGCTGCGAAGTTATCAATACACAGCCTGGATCATTGTAGCCGTTGTAGCAGGCATGATTTACCCGGCGGCTTTTTCGCACTGGGGCAGTGTCGATCTGCGCAACAAGTGGCTCATCTTGGTTGTCGTGCAGCTGGTGATGTTTGGCATGGGCATTCAGATGAGCATCCGCGATTTTTCGGGGCTAGCTTCTACCGGCAAGGGCGTGCTTATTGGCTTATCTTGCCATTTCTCGGTGATGCCACTGATGGGTTTGTTGCTCACCAAGGTGTTTCATTTTGAGCCCGAAATTGCCGCTGGTATCATCCTCATCGGTTCCTGCTCCAGCGGGCTAGCTTCCAACGTGATGGTGTATTTGGCGCGGGCCAACATGGTGCTATCGGTAGTCGTGACGGCCATGGCTACGCTGGCCGCTCCCTTTCTTACACCACTGCTCCTGAAGCTCTTAGCCGGCACACTCATAGAAATCAAGTTTGTCAATATGATGATGGAAATCATCAAGATTGTGCTCGTTCCGATTTCTGCTGCCTTGCTCCACGATTATCTAAAAACCGCCTCGCCTCGGGGTTGGCGCACGGTCCAACTTCTGTGTTTTGTGGCCGTGAGTTGGTTGGTAGCACTAGCCGGTGGCTTATGGCAATTCTTCGAAACGCACCTAGCTAGCTCCGAAGCACTGGAGAGTATCGGGGTAGTAGGCTTCCTGGCGGCGGCGCTATTAGTGGGTGTGCTGTATCACTGGCTAACAAACCGTTACAAACAGCTTGATAGCATCATGCCATACCTATCGATGTTTGGCATCATCTACTTCACCGCCGTTACCACCGCCGCTGGCCGCGACAATCTGCTCAAAGTGGGTTTCTTGCTGTTCCTAACCTCCGTCATTCACAATGCGGCGGGCTACTTCTTTGGTTACTGGCTTAGCCGGTTGGCTGGTTTAGACAAAAACTCCGCGCGTACGGTGGCTTTCGAAGTGGGGTTACAGAATGGCGGTATGGCGTCGGGGTTGGCAGGCAGCATGGGCAAGCTAGGTACCGTGGGATTACCAGCGGCCGTCTTCAGCCCGTGGATGAATATTTCTGGATCTATCCTAGCTAACTATTGGCGGCGAAAACCGGTCGCTGTTGAAGAAAACGCTGTTATAAGCTTGCAGTAG
- a CDS encoding aspartate/glutamate racemase family protein, with translation MSTPTLGLIHTSATLVPVFQQLCNEYLPGVQVFNIVDDSLIKNVIKCGELRPDNARRVVNYVGSAEAAGADYIMVTCSSIGAAVEASAALTKVPVLRVDQPMADQAVQTGKRIGVIATLPTTLGPTSDLVRRRATAAGKDIELVSVLCEGAFDALMSGDAATHDAMVAGALKDLVTKVDVVLLAQASMARVVDTLAPADKQVPILASPGIAVQHLAKELLQA, from the coding sequence ATGTCCACCCCAACCCTAGGTCTCATTCACACGTCGGCTACACTGGTCCCGGTATTTCAGCAGCTCTGCAACGAATACTTGCCCGGCGTGCAAGTGTTCAACATCGTCGACGACAGCCTGATCAAAAACGTTATCAAGTGCGGCGAGCTGCGCCCCGATAACGCCCGGCGTGTCGTCAACTACGTGGGCTCCGCGGAAGCGGCTGGTGCCGATTACATCATGGTAACGTGCTCCTCCATCGGGGCGGCCGTAGAAGCATCGGCGGCTCTCACCAAAGTGCCCGTGCTCCGCGTCGATCAGCCCATGGCCGACCAAGCCGTGCAAACGGGCAAGCGCATCGGTGTTATTGCCACACTACCTACTACCCTAGGTCCTACCAGCGACTTAGTGCGCCGCCGTGCCACCGCCGCGGGCAAAGACATTGAGTTAGTATCTGTGCTCTGCGAAGGTGCCTTCGACGCTCTCATGAGCGGCGACGCTGCCACCCACGACGCTATGGTAGCCGGCGCCCTCAAAGACCTCGTGACGAAGGTAGATGTGGTGCTGCTCGCGCAAGCCTCCATGGCCCGCGTAGTCGATACGCTAGCGCCCGCCGACAAGCAAGTGCCCATCCTAGCTAGCCCCGGCATCGCCGTCCAGCATCTAGCTAAAGAGCTGCTGCAAGCTTAG
- a CDS encoding four-carbon acid sugar kinase family protein, which yields MRKQLLLAYYGDDFTGSTDALEFLSRAGAKTALFIEPPTAAQLAAYPELDAIGVAGLTRSMPPETMAATLQSAFAELRDLGPRHVHYKVCSTFDSSPTVGSIGRAIDVGKAIFANSFVPLLVAAPALGRYCAFGNLFARMGIGSQGVIFRLDRHPSMRQHPVTPADESDLRLHLARQTTKKIGLLDILSIGKPQAEIQANLAAQVQEGAEVILIDALYDEQLLAIGETLDHFATDKPLFSVGSSGVEMALGNYWAHTGALRPVGEWPSPNAVDPLLVISGSCSPVTAGQVAWAKENGFAEVVLNAQELARRPEKALDLCYYKQAAIDYMEQGQSVIVHTNGGTARAEQNLSSQKLGTALGLIARAVAQQTKVKRVVVAGGDTSSYAARAMGIEAVEMVAPLVPGAPLCRASAPGSPLHGVEVNFKGGQVGSPNYFGALRQGKLS from the coding sequence ATGAGGAAGCAACTGCTCCTCGCCTACTACGGCGATGACTTCACCGGCTCGACCGATGCACTAGAATTCTTGAGCCGAGCAGGGGCTAAAACGGCGTTGTTTATCGAGCCGCCTACTGCGGCTCAACTGGCGGCTTACCCGGAACTTGATGCTATCGGCGTGGCTGGCCTCACGCGGTCTATGCCGCCCGAGACCATGGCAGCTACGTTGCAGTCCGCCTTCGCAGAGCTGCGCGACCTAGGTCCTCGGCATGTCCATTATAAAGTGTGCTCCACCTTCGACTCGTCGCCTACTGTGGGCAGCATTGGCCGAGCCATTGACGTGGGCAAAGCCATTTTTGCCAACTCCTTTGTGCCCCTGCTGGTAGCCGCTCCGGCCCTAGGTCGCTATTGCGCCTTCGGAAATCTGTTTGCGCGCATGGGCATCGGCAGCCAAGGCGTGATCTTCCGGCTAGATCGGCACCCATCTATGCGCCAGCATCCCGTCACGCCCGCAGACGAGAGTGACTTGCGCTTGCATCTAGCCAGGCAAACCACGAAAAAGATTGGCCTACTCGATATCCTATCCATTGGGAAGCCGCAAGCGGAAATACAAGCCAACCTAGCTGCTCAGGTTCAGGAGGGGGCTGAAGTTATCTTGATTGATGCCCTTTATGACGAGCAGCTCTTGGCCATCGGTGAGACACTAGACCACTTCGCCACCGACAAGCCGCTATTTTCAGTGGGGTCGTCGGGGGTGGAAATGGCCTTGGGCAATTACTGGGCGCACACCGGCGCGCTTCGGCCCGTTGGCGAGTGGCCCTCCCCTAACGCCGTAGATCCGTTGCTGGTGATTTCGGGCAGCTGTTCCCCCGTCACGGCGGGGCAGGTAGCTTGGGCCAAGGAAAACGGTTTTGCGGAGGTAGTGCTCAATGCCCAAGAGCTAGCCCGGCGGCCAGAAAAAGCACTCGACTTGTGCTACTACAAGCAAGCCGCCATCGACTACATGGAGCAAGGCCAAAGCGTGATTGTGCACACCAACGGCGGCACGGCGCGGGCCGAGCAAAACTTGTCTTCTCAAAAGCTAGGCACAGCCCTCGGGTTAATTGCGCGCGCTGTGGCCCAGCAAACCAAAGTAAAACGGGTGGTGGTGGCGGGCGGCGATACGTCTAGCTACGCCGCTCGCGCCATGGGCATTGAGGCCGTGGAGATGGTTGCGCCGCTTGTCCCAGGAGCACCACTCTGCCGAGCTTCGGCACCCGGGTCACCGCTGCACGGCGTGGAAGTCAACTTTAAGGGCGGCCAGGTCGGCTCGCCCAATTATTTCGGCGCCTTGCGCCAAGGCAAACTGTCTTGA
- a CDS encoding ribulose-bisphosphate carboxylase large subunit family protein: MERITATYFIETPFEPEAAAAVLAGEQSSGTFVAVPGETAELKQRFAARVESVEQLETVTEPAIPGATSSSGLYHRALVKVSWSVENFGYNLPVLVSTLQGNLYEIRQFTGLKLLDLDVPSSYAEQYAGPAFGIEGCRALTGVYERPLIGTIIKPSIGLTPEQTADLVRTLAEAGIDFVKDDELQAAAANSPFETRVDAIMNVINRHADKTGKKVMYAFNISGEMDEMLRRYDKVVSSGGTCAMVSLNSVGLAGAKKICDQRALAIHGHRNGWGMMTRHPLLGIEFTAYQKLWRLAGVDQIHVNGIQNKFWESDDSVVQSINACLTPLLGGYSVLPVVSSGQWGGQAPETYRRTQTTDLLYMAGGGILAHPMGPEAGVQALQQAWEGAVNGLGIPEIAARYPEFAESVKKFGSL, from the coding sequence ATGGAACGCATTACCGCCACCTATTTCATCGAAACGCCCTTTGAGCCAGAAGCCGCTGCGGCTGTGCTAGCCGGCGAACAGTCATCAGGCACCTTTGTGGCGGTGCCGGGCGAGACAGCGGAACTAAAGCAGCGCTTTGCGGCGCGTGTAGAATCGGTGGAGCAGCTGGAAACGGTTACGGAACCCGCTATTCCTGGTGCTACCAGCAGCAGCGGCCTCTATCACCGCGCCCTAGTGAAAGTGTCGTGGTCGGTGGAGAACTTCGGCTACAACCTACCTGTGCTCGTGTCTACGTTGCAGGGCAACCTCTACGAGATTCGGCAGTTTACGGGCCTAAAGCTGCTCGACCTCGACGTACCTAGCTCCTACGCCGAACAGTATGCCGGTCCGGCGTTCGGTATTGAGGGGTGCCGTGCCCTCACCGGCGTATACGAGCGGCCGCTCATCGGCACCATCATCAAGCCAAGCATTGGCCTTACGCCGGAGCAAACTGCCGACCTCGTGCGCACGCTCGCCGAAGCCGGTATCGACTTCGTGAAGGACGACGAGCTACAAGCCGCCGCTGCCAACTCGCCTTTCGAGACGCGGGTGGATGCTATCATGAACGTTATCAACCGCCACGCTGATAAAACAGGCAAGAAGGTGATGTACGCCTTCAACATCAGTGGGGAAATGGACGAGATGCTGCGCCGCTACGACAAAGTGGTGAGCAGCGGCGGCACCTGCGCCATGGTCAGCCTGAACAGCGTAGGCCTAGCTGGCGCCAAGAAAATCTGTGACCAGCGGGCCCTTGCCATTCACGGGCACCGCAACGGCTGGGGCATGATGACCCGGCACCCCTTACTCGGCATTGAGTTTACGGCTTACCAGAAGCTGTGGCGCCTAGCCGGCGTCGACCAGATTCACGTGAACGGCATCCAGAACAAGTTTTGGGAGTCGGATGACAGCGTGGTACAATCCATTAATGCTTGCCTCACACCGCTACTTGGGGGCTACTCAGTGCTGCCCGTGGTGTCATCGGGGCAGTGGGGCGGGCAGGCGCCCGAAACCTACCGGCGCACCCAAACGACGGACTTGTTGTACATGGCTGGCGGCGGCATCTTGGCGCACCCGATGGGCCCCGAAGCGGGCGTGCAGGCCCTGCAACAAGCCTGGGAAGGCGCCGTAAATGGCCTAGGTATACCAGAAATAGCTGCTCGCTACCCTGAGTTTGCGGAGTCGGTGAAGAAGTTCGGCAGCCTATGA
- a CDS encoding sugar phosphate isomerase/epimerase family protein — protein MTTHPFTRRTFLKSSLLLTGGLLLPNVLPAKAKKLTYKIAVVDLMILKRQKLGALQLTKDIGADGVEVDMGGLGQRETFDSQLANPEIRQQFLDKAKELNLQICSLAMTGFYAQSFATRPTYQRMVQDCIDTMKAMNVKVAFLPLGTQGDLVKNPELRPAIVERLKVVGKMAQKAGVVIGIETALDAKGEVELLREIGSKHVQIYFNFSNPLKAGRDLNQELKTLGSKRICQIHCTDDDGVWLQNNTRLDMNRVKQTLAEMGWEGWLVIERSRDANDPRNVKKNFGANTAYLKSIFQAS, from the coding sequence ATGACGACTCATCCCTTCACCCGCCGTACTTTTCTGAAAAGTAGCCTGCTGCTCACGGGAGGCTTGCTGCTGCCGAACGTGCTACCAGCCAAGGCTAAAAAGCTCACCTACAAGATTGCCGTGGTCGATCTGATGATCCTGAAGCGGCAAAAGCTAGGTGCGTTGCAACTCACGAAAGACATCGGGGCCGACGGCGTAGAAGTAGACATGGGTGGCCTAGGTCAGCGGGAAACATTTGACAGCCAATTAGCTAACCCAGAGATACGGCAACAGTTTCTAGACAAGGCGAAGGAGCTGAATCTACAAATCTGCTCCCTTGCCATGACGGGGTTCTACGCCCAGTCATTCGCCACGCGCCCCACTTACCAGCGCATGGTACAGGACTGCATCGATACGATGAAGGCCATGAATGTGAAGGTGGCTTTCCTGCCCCTAGGTACCCAAGGCGACTTAGTGAAGAACCCCGAACTGCGGCCCGCTATTGTGGAACGCTTGAAAGTAGTGGGCAAAATGGCGCAGAAAGCAGGCGTGGTCATCGGCATCGAAACAGCTTTGGACGCAAAGGGCGAAGTGGAGCTGCTGCGCGAAATCGGCTCCAAGCACGTCCAGATCTACTTCAACTTCTCGAACCCCCTCAAAGCCGGCCGCGACCTAAACCAGGAGTTGAAAACGCTCGGCAGCAAGCGCATTTGCCAGATCCACTGCACCGACGACGACGGTGTGTGGCTGCAAAACAACACCCGCCTCGACATGAACCGCGTGAAGCAGACTTTAGCCGAAATGGGCTGGGAAGGCTGGCTCGTGATTGAACGCTCGCGCGACGCCAACGACCCGCGCAACGTGAAGAAGAACTTCGGCGCCAACACGGCTTATCTCAAATCTATTTTCCAAGCTAGCTAG
- a CDS encoding sialate O-acetylesterase: MRKNVLLWALLCVLAWPAQARVVLPRVLGHNMVLQRNKPLTIWGTAAPGEAVSVEFAKQKPSTTADAAGNWQVTLQPLTASAKPVELVISGTNTIRLHDILVGEVWLCSGQSNMEYTMRKNSKVTRPAVKGQNPVDELNYAHNPAIRIFLVNRKELAKPDSLHRGWSIAQDSALRSFSAAGYFFAKELYDKLHVPIGVISSAVPGSRIEPWISEAAFQADPSFAGQKVDGEPGKFYEPMIRPLVPLTLRGFLWYQGESNCFLAETTSYAQKMKTLIQSWRGAWHDPELPFYYVQLAPFQYSESKDTKVPLTRETLPKFREAQELALQLPRTGMIVTTDLANTEGGIHPGFKWEIGRRLALLALTNTYGYKTLAASGPVYQQMEVKGNTATLTFTANGGPLVSKDGKPLSDFMLAGSDGVFMPAQARIKGQRVIVTAAGVAQPTAVRFGWDESAQPNLFSKSGLPARPFRTDKPDVELKASK; this comes from the coding sequence ATGAGGAAGAACGTACTGCTATGGGCATTGCTCTGCGTGCTAGCTTGGCCGGCGCAAGCTAGGGTCGTGTTGCCGCGGGTGCTAGGGCATAACATGGTGTTGCAGCGCAACAAACCCCTGACCATCTGGGGAACGGCAGCGCCGGGCGAAGCGGTATCAGTGGAGTTTGCGAAGCAGAAACCTAGCACTACGGCCGATGCTGCCGGTAATTGGCAGGTCACGCTCCAGCCCCTAACCGCCTCGGCCAAACCCGTTGAGCTTGTGATTAGCGGCACCAACACCATCCGACTCCACGACATTTTGGTGGGCGAAGTGTGGCTGTGTTCGGGCCAGTCGAACATGGAGTACACCATGCGCAAGAACAGCAAGGTGACGCGCCCTGCCGTGAAGGGCCAGAACCCTGTCGACGAACTCAACTACGCCCACAACCCCGCTATTCGCATTTTTCTAGTCAACCGCAAGGAGCTAGCTAAGCCCGACTCCCTGCACCGCGGCTGGAGCATCGCTCAGGATTCGGCGTTGCGGTCGTTTTCGGCAGCCGGTTATTTCTTCGCCAAAGAGCTGTATGATAAGCTGCACGTGCCCATCGGCGTAATTTCCTCCGCCGTGCCGGGCAGTCGCATCGAGCCGTGGATTTCGGAAGCAGCCTTTCAGGCCGACCCTAGCTTTGCCGGGCAGAAAGTAGACGGTGAACCAGGCAAGTTTTACGAGCCCATGATCCGGCCGCTAGTGCCGCTCACCTTGCGGGGGTTCTTGTGGTACCAGGGCGAGAGTAACTGCTTTCTAGCCGAAACTACCAGCTACGCCCAGAAGATGAAGACGCTGATTCAAAGCTGGCGTGGGGCTTGGCACGACCCAGAGCTGCCGTTCTACTACGTGCAGCTAGCTCCTTTCCAGTACTCCGAATCGAAAGACACGAAGGTGCCGTTGACCAGAGAAACGCTGCCGAAATTCCGAGAAGCGCAGGAGCTAGCCCTCCAGCTTCCGCGCACCGGCATGATCGTCACGACGGACCTAGCGAATACAGAAGGCGGCATTCATCCTGGTTTTAAATGGGAAATCGGGCGCCGACTGGCGCTACTTGCCCTAACGAATACCTACGGCTACAAGACCCTAGCCGCGTCTGGCCCAGTGTACCAACAAATGGAAGTGAAGGGCAATACCGCTACACTCACATTTACCGCGAACGGCGGTCCCCTTGTCAGCAAGGATGGCAAGCCCCTATCGGACTTTATGCTAGCTGGTTCCGATGGCGTTTTTATGCCTGCGCAGGCCCGCATCAAAGGGCAGCGCGTGATAGTGACGGCCGCTGGTGTGGCCCAACCTACGGCCGTGCGCTTCGGCTGGGATGAATCTGCCCAACCCAACCTATTCTCGAAATCCGGCCTACCCGCCCGCCCCTTCCGCACCGACAAGCCTGATGTGGAATTGAAAGCGAGCAAGTAG